The sequence ACACGTTCGAGGATATCCCGGCGTTCCTCGCGCTCCTGTTTCAGGAAGTTGCGGACGTTCGAGACGGTGGAGGACTCGATGGGCGGCGTCCGGACCACCTCGGGCGTCCACCCGATGGCCTGCGTGATTTCGCGGAGGGTCGAGCCGTGCCGGCCGATCACCATGCCCGGCTTCTCGGCCTCGATGACGACCTCGCCGGTGTCGGCGTGGAAATCCAGGTCGGTAACGCCCGCGTCCTCCGGAATGACATCCTGAATCCGTTCACGGGCCTCCTCGATGTCCATCAGTACGTCGGGGTCCGGGCGCACGGTGATGCGCTTGCGAAGCTTGCTCGCCAGCGACCGTATCAGGTCACCGTCGCTCGCGAACTCCTTCGGATCGCGCGTGTACACGACCAGTTCGGGGCCCTCGTATTTCACGTCGGACACCGATATACCGGGCGGTAGTTCCTCTTCGATCTCTGCTTCCAGGTCCTCGAGTTGCTTATCTACGGAGCTCATATGTTCCGGGTGAGAGCCCTCCGTCTTGCCGTCGGCGCTCGATCCCAGTCAGGGGCGACGGGAGACACCGACTGCCGACGGTCGGTGGCCGTGCCGCGGTCGTGACGTGAGAGCGCATAATGTACGGGTACGGGAGGTGCTCGGCTGCGGGAAGAGACAGCGAAAACCCGCTTGCGTCATTCTATCACCCCAACGTTATAAAAGCCTTCGCAAAACCGAAGGCGAGAGCGACCCGACGACCGCTATGGAACTCACACCGTCGGTGGTCGCGGCCGAACGCGAGTGGGTGAACGAGCGAGCGCCCACGGTCGTCCCCCTGATCAACGAGACGCGAGCGCGCCTCGGCGACTGTTTCGATGTCGACGTGGACGACGTGTCCCGAGACGCCTACCGCGACGAGGTGCGCGCCGTCTTCGCGGACGGCGACCGCGCGGTCAACGTCGCCGGCTACGTGGGCTTGCTCCGCGACCTCGACGTCGCGGGCGACTACCCCGGCTTCGTCGTCGACGAAGTGCTCGGCCGGGAACTCGCCGCGACCGTCGCTGGCGGGCAACCGCTCGCGCTCCTCGCCCAGGCCACCTTCCATTTCGCCGACGTGACGACCCACACCGACGGCGGCGCGGGCGCGGACGACCTGGACGCCGCGCTGGCCGCCGGATTCCAGACCCGGCTCCCGGGATGGGAGTGGACGGAGGGCGAAAGCCCGTTCGCGGTCGACCCGTAGCGCCCACAGTTAACTGCCGGCGGTTCGACGTTCGCGTGTGCAACCGAAGACCGTCCTCATCACGGGGAGTTCGTCCGGTATCGGCCACGCGACGGCCACGGCCTTTCTCGACGAGGGGTGGGAGGTCTACGCCACCGCCCGCAACCCCGCCGACGTGGAGACGCTCGGAGAACAGGGCTGTTCCATCGCCACCCTCGACGTGACCGAGGACGACGACGTGGAACGGGTCGTCGACCGGGTGATGGACGAACAGGGACGGATCGACTGCCTGGTCAACAACGCCGGCTACGCGCAGTTCGGCCCGACCGAAGACATCCCCGTCGACGCCGTCCAGCAGCAGTTCGACGTGAACGTCTACGGCCCGCACCGGCTGACCCGCGCGGTGCTCCCCCACATGCGCCGGCGGCGCGACGGCACCATCGTCAACGTCTCCAGCGTGGCCGGGCGGGTCTCCTTCCCCGGCGGCGGGACGTACTGCGGATCGAAGTTCGCGCTCGAAGCCATGACCGACGCGCTCCGAGCGGAAGTCGACGAGTACGGCATCGACGCCGTCCTGATCGAACCCGGGCCGGTCGAGACGGGATTCAGCGAACGCGCCGAGCGCGAACTCGAGGGAATCGAGCGATCGGGGGCCTACGACGCGTTCTACGACGTGTTCGAGGACACCCAGGCCATCGGCGGCGGGGGACTCGGCGCGGTGTCGCCCGAGCGCGTCGCCGACGACATCCTCAACGCCGCGAGCGCGACGAAACCGGCGAGTCGAGTCCCGGTCGGTCCCGTCGCCCGCGCGGCCGTCCTCGGACGGTTCGTCCCCGATGCCCTGCGCGATCGGGCGTTCTCGCTGCTGGAGCGGTTACGCTAAACACGCCGCGACCACGCGGAGGGCGTCCTCGCCGCGCACCTCGTCGGCCAGCAACGGGACGCGTTTCACGTCGCGGCCGCGGAACAGGTCGGTGGCGCGCCGGAGCGCGGTCTGTTGGACCTCCCACCGGCGCTGACAGAACTCGCAGTCGTCCAAGTTCGGCGCTACGACCCATTCGGGGTCGATGTCGGCCACGTCCGCCGGGTCCTCCATCACGCGGTTGACGACGACCGTGTTGACCGGAATCGAGAACTCGTGGAGGCGGTCGACGAGACGCTCGGATTCGACGACGCTCATCTCCTCGGGCACCATCACGACACGGAAATCGGTTCGAGACGGATCCTGCAACACCGCTCGCAGGCGTTCGATGCGGTCCCGGAGTTCGTCCAAGTCGGGGGGCTCCTCGCCCTCGTCGCCCGCCCCGAACATCCCCTTGACGCCGTCCATCATCCCGGAGAACTTCTCGCGCATGGAGAGCAGTCGCCCGACCATCGAGTCGAGCATCTCGGGGAGTTCGAGCAGGCGGAGCGTATGCCCCGTCGGCGCCGTGTCGACGACGACTCGGT comes from Haloplanus sp. XH21 and encodes:
- a CDS encoding SDR family oxidoreductase, whose amino-acid sequence is MQPKTVLITGSSSGIGHATATAFLDEGWEVYATARNPADVETLGEQGCSIATLDVTEDDDVERVVDRVMDEQGRIDCLVNNAGYAQFGPTEDIPVDAVQQQFDVNVYGPHRLTRAVLPHMRRRRDGTIVNVSSVAGRVSFPGGGTYCGSKFALEAMTDALRAEVDEYGIDAVLIEPGPVETGFSERAERELEGIERSGAYDAFYDVFEDTQAIGGGGLGAVSPERVADDILNAASATKPASRVPVGPVARAAVLGRFVPDALRDRAFSLLERLR
- a CDS encoding ArsA family ATPase produces the protein MSDIDVEPVDEVDENGDDTEGDGPERVDVQASTDLPAGVDAPEYVLYGGKGGVGKTTMAAATGLSSAADGTATLVVSTDPAHSLSDTLETDIPATPTRIREDTPLWAAEIDPEAAMEEGMLGAGTGEGDAPLGGLGGLGDALGEEGMDPLMGGSMPGADEAAAMRQLLDYLDDPRFDRVVVDTAPTGHTLRLLELPEMLDSMVGRLLSMREKFSGMMDGVKGMFGAGDEGEEPPDLDELRDRIERLRAVLQDPSRTDFRVVMVPEEMSVVESERLVDRLHEFSIPVNTVVVNRVMEDPADVADIDPEWVVAPNLDDCEFCQRRWEVQQTALRRATDLFRGRDVKRVPLLADEVRGEDALRVVAACLA